The following coding sequences are from one Hippopotamus amphibius kiboko isolate mHipAmp2 chromosome 9, mHipAmp2.hap2, whole genome shotgun sequence window:
- the PAPOLB gene encoding poly(A) polymerase beta — protein sequence MMPFPATTPGSPPTPPPPKHYGISSPISLAPPRETDCILTQKLIETLKPFGVFEEEEELQRRILILEKLNNLVKEWIREISESKSLPQAVIENVGGKIFTFGSYRLGVHTKGADIDALCVAPRHVDRSDFFTSFYDKLKLHEEVKDLRAVEEAFVPVIKLCFDGIEIDILFARLALQTIPEDLDLRDDSLLRNLDIRCIRSLNGCRVTDEILHLVPNIDNFRLTLRAVKLWAKCHNIYSNILGFLGGVSWAMLVARTCQLYPNAIASTLVRKFFLVFSEWEWPNPVLLKEPEERNLNLPVWDPRVNPSDRYHLMPIITPAYPQQNSTYNVSVSTRMVMIEEFKQGLAITHEILLSKAEWSKLFEAPSFFQKYKHYIVLLASAPTEKQHLEWVGLVESKIRILVGSLEKNEFITLAHVNPQSFPAPKENPEKEEFRTMWVIGLVLKKPENSEVLSIDLTYDIQSFTDTVYRQAVNSKMFEMDMKIAAMHLRRKELHQLLPNHVLQKKKTHSVEGVRLAALDDGSLDLSVDSENGTSVSSLPGTTKAGPVTGSALGRSSPASAVTATSVTSVQVPDVSLQQANPSDSPGGVSNESIPQTALQPTVSPAPKPMVTRVVSSTRLVSHPPRPSGSAAANIANPIVGV from the coding sequence ATGATGCCGTTTCCGGCGACCACCCCGGGATCACCGCCGACCCCGCCGCCGCCCAAGCACTATGGCATCTCCTCCCCCATCAGTTTAGCACCCCCCAGGGAGACTGACTGCATACTCACCCAGAAATTAATTGAAACCCTGAAGCCCTTTGGGGTctttgaagaggaagaggaactgCAGCGCAGGATTTTAATTTTGGAGAAATTAAATAATCTGGTAAAGGAATGGATACGAGAAATCAGTGAAAGCAAGAGTCTGCCACAAGCTGTAATTGAAAATGTTGGAGGGAAAATCTTTACATTCGGTTCTTACAGATTAGGGGTGCATACGAAAGGTGCAGATATCGATGCGTTGTGCGTGGCACCGAGACATGTTGATCGAAGTGACTTTTTCACCTCCTTCTATGATAAGTTGAAACTACATGAAGAAGTAAAGGACTTAAGGGCTGTTGAGGAGGCATTTGTACCAGTTATCAAACTGTGTTTTGATGGGATAGAGATTGATATTTTGTTTGCAAGATTAGCGCTGCAGACTATTCCAGAAGATTTGGACCTCAGAGATGACAGTCTGCTTAGAAATTTAGATATTAGGTGCATAAGAAGTCTTAACGGTTGCCGGGTAACTGACGAGATTTTACATCTAGTACCAAACATTGACAACTTCAGATTAACTCTGAGAGCTGTCAAGTTGTGGGCCAAATGCCACAATATCTATTCCAATATATTAGGTTTCCTAGGAGGTGTTTCCTGGGCCATGCTAGTAGCAAGAACTTGCCAGCTTTATCCAAATGCAATAGCATCAACTCTTGTACGTAAATTTTTCTTGGTGTTTTCTGAATGGGAATGGCCAAATCCAGTGCTGCTGAAAGAGCCTGAAGAACGGAATCTTAATTTGCCTGTCTGGGACCCCAGAGTAAATCCCAGCGATAGGTACCACCTCATGCCCATAATTACACCAGCGTACCCACAGCAGAACTCCACGTACAATGTGTCTGTGTCCACAAGGATGGTCATGATTGAGGAGTTTAAGCAAGGGCTTGCTATTACACATGAGATTTTGCTGAGTAAGGCAGAGTGGTCCAAACTTTTTGAAGCCCCCAGCTTCTTTCAAAAGTACAAGCATTATATTGTACTTTTAGCAAGTGCACCCACAGAAAAACAGCATCTAGAATGGGTGGGCTTGGTGGAATCGAAAATCCGAATCCTGGTCGGAAGCTTGGAGAAGAATGAGTTTATTACACTGGCACATGTGAATCCTCAGTCGTTTCCAGCACCCAAGGAGAATCCTGAGAAGGAAGAATTTCGTACAATGTGGGTGATTGGGTTAGTGTTAAAAAAGCCAGAAAACTCTGAAGTCCTCAGTATTGATCTCACCTATGATATCCAGTCTTTCACAGATACGGTTTATAGGCAAGCGGTAAACAGTAAGATGTTCGAGATGGACATGAAAATTGCTGCcatgcatttgagaagaaaggagCTTCACCAGCTGTTGCCTAATCATGtgcttcagaaaaagaaaacacactcaGTGGAAGGGGTCCGATTGGCAGCTTTGGATGATGGCAGCCTCGACTTGTCTGTAGACAGTGAAAACGGCACGTCTGTGTCTTCACTTCCTGGCACTACGAAGGCTGGCCCAGTGACTGGCAGCGCCCTGGGCAGAAGCAGTCCTGCGTCGGCTGTGACAGCAACATCTGTGACCAGCGTGCAGGTTCCTGACGTTTCCTTGCAACAAGCAAATCCTAGTGACAGCCCAGGGGGCGTGTCCAATGAAAGCATCCCTCAGACTGCTCTGCAGCCAACTGTTTCTCCAGCACCGAAGCCCATGGTCACCAGAGTCGTTTCCTCAACACGTCTGGTCAGCCACCCACCCAGGCCTTCAGGGAGCGCAGCAGCAAACATAGCTAATCCTATCGTAGGCGTCTAG